The Acidobacteriota bacterium genome contains the following window.
TCCGCTGGAGCTGCGGATCGCTTCTGATCTCATCCGGCACCGGTTCACCTTTCACTGGTACTTTGAATGGTTGCCTGGTGCCGTACTTGGCGCTCTCGTCGTTGAAGGTTGACGCGACGCTTTCTTCATCGTTTTGGTAATAGTAGACCGTCCACTGGGCTCCTTGCTCATCGGCGTCGCTCCGCGCAGCCTCAAGTGGCGAAGCGTCGTCGTTGTTGTACTGCGGCTCAACGAAGACTCGACGTTCGGGCAATTGCTGTCCGTTGATGTAAATAGTGTTAGAACGCGAGTCGTACTCGACCGTCTCACCGGGAAGCCCGATAACACGTTTTACAAAGTTTGTCTCAGGCGTTCTTGGAAACTTGAAGACTACGATGTCCCCGCGTCTGATCTGCCGCTCGGGGAGTACAGGGATATTCCAGCGGTCGGGCCCAAAAACAAACTTGTTGACCAGAAGGTGGTCCTGGATCCAGATTGTATTCTTCATCGATCCGGTCGGTACCTTGACCGCTTGAACGATGAAGGTCATTCCGAACAATGCCATTACCAGCGTCACTACTGCGGACTCGAAATACTCACGCGGCAAGCTTTTCTTA
Protein-coding sequences here:
- the lepB gene encoding signal peptidase I: MSDQLDLTTQEETTQATEREGSSRMPPPEIRTVEMRNPDSRAVTFKKSLPREYFESAVVTLVMALFGMTFIVQAVKVPTGSMKNTIWIQDHLLVNKFVFGPDRWNIPVLPERQIRRGDIVVFKFPRTPETNFVKRVIGLPGETVEYDSRSNTIYINGQQLPERRVFVEPQYNNDDASPLEAARSDADEQGAQWTVYYYQNDEESVASTFNDESAKYGTRQPFKVPVKGEPVPDEIRSDPQLQRIYDSDNDGRYDSDQYFCMGDNRDNSLDSRFWGTVPRSSIVGRAMFVYWSIDRTNDGETGSNPVLDFFTKTRWSRTGKFIK